In the genome of Populus nigra chromosome 9, ddPopNigr1.1, whole genome shotgun sequence, one region contains:
- the LOC133703944 gene encoding vacuolar protein sorting-associated protein 28 homolog 1-like: MEVKLWNDKREREMYDNFAELYAIIKATEKLEKGYVRDIISSSQYETECQKLIAHFKTLASTFKETVPSIERFADTYKMDCPAAINRLVTSGVPATVEHRAAAAASSTTSAAVVAECVQNFITAMDSLKLNMVAVDQVHPLLSDLSASLNKLSILPPDFEGKTKMKEWILRLSKMGAADELTEQQARQLHFDLESSYNSFMAALPSAGT; the protein is encoded by the coding sequence ATGGAGGTCAAGCTATGGAACGACAAGCGCGAGAGAGAAATGTATGATAATTTTGCTGAGCTATATGCCATAATCAAAGCCACGGAGAAGCTTGAAAAGGGTTATGTTCGTGACATTATATCCTCATCTCAATATGAAACTGAGTGCCAGAAACTCATTGCCCATTTCAAAACTTTGGCTTCCACTTTTAAAGAGACAGTCCCTAGCATTGAGCGCTTTGCAGATACTTACAAGATGGACTGCCCAGCTGCAATTAACAGGCTTGTGACCTCGGGGGTGCCTGCAACGGTGGAACACCGTGCTGCTGCAGCTGCCTCATCTACCACCTCAGCTGCCGTTGTGGCAGAGTGTGTTCAGAACTTCATCACAGCTATGGATTCGCTGAAGTTGAATATGGTGGCAGTGGACCAGGTGCATCCTTTGCTTTCAGATCTCTCAGCTTCACTGAACAAGTTGAGTATTTTGCCACCTGACTTTGAGGGCAAGACAAAGATGAAAGAATGGATTTTGAGGTTGTCTAAGATGGGGGCAGCAGATGAGTTGACAGAGCAGCAAGCTCGGCAACTTCACTTTGATTTGGAGTCCTCGTACAATTCATTTATGGCAGCTTTGCCTAGTGCTGGCACTTGA